The proteins below are encoded in one region of Sideroxydans lithotrophicus ES-1:
- the lspA gene encoding signal peptidase II: protein MLSRWLLVSIVVIVLDQLSKAAVSSHFVYGESMAVLPFFNLVLAHNTGAAFSFLSEAGGSQRWLFSAIAIVASVWIFWLLRKHHAQKLFCFALAFILGGALGNLIDRIAYGYVVDFLDFYWGGYHFAAFNLADSAITCGAGLLIWDSFKGKTHGIAAR, encoded by the coding sequence ATGCTTAGCCGCTGGTTGCTGGTCTCAATCGTGGTCATCGTGCTCGACCAGTTGAGCAAGGCGGCGGTCAGCAGCCATTTCGTCTATGGCGAGAGCATGGCCGTGCTGCCGTTCTTCAATCTGGTGCTGGCACACAACACGGGCGCGGCGTTCAGCTTTCTGAGTGAGGCGGGCGGGTCGCAGCGCTGGCTGTTCAGCGCCATCGCCATCGTCGCTTCGGTGTGGATATTCTGGTTGCTGCGCAAACATCATGCGCAAAAACTGTTTTGCTTTGCGCTGGCTTTCATACTCGGAGGTGCGCTGGGCAACCTGATCGACCGCATCGCCTACGGCTATGTGGTGGACTTCCTCGACTTCTATTGGGGTGGCTATCACTTTGCCGCATTCAATCTGGCCGACTCCGCCATCACCTGCGGTGCAGGCTTGCTGATCTGGGACAGCTTCAAAGGAAAAACACATGGAATTGCTGCTCGCTAA
- the ileS gene encoding isoleucine--tRNA ligase, protein MSEDKKKYPLNLPDTAFPMRGDLAKREPLMLAQWQAQQRYQRIRKAAAGRPKFILHDGPPYANGDIHLGHAVNKILKDIIVKSKTLAGFDAPYVPGWDCHGLPIELHVEKKHGKGIPPAQFRELCRQYAAEQVAKQKKDFIRLGVLGDWDHPYLTMDFKTEADIIRALGKILERGYVYQGRKPVNWCLDCGSALAEAEVEYEDKVSTAIDVGFEVKDKHAVEKAFGVSLPGSAKVYAVIWTTTPWTLPANQAVSVHPALEYDLIKTDKGYLILAFDLAGDCLKRYQLGGNNDRGDGLAATCYGSALEGLPLQHPFYDRIVPIICGEHVTLEAGTGLVHTAPAHGVDDYVVGQKYNLPSDNPVGDDGKFISTTPAVGATPLAGVFVWKANDIVLQAMEASGHLLHQEKVKHSYPHCWRHKTPIIFRATPQWFIGMEQVSSSSVGGKEDLIQATRHSETHAREKAGVALRDLANKAVEQTEFFPAWGRARLEAMIRNRPDWCVSRQRSWGVPMPFFVHKETMALHPRTPELLEKVAKLVEQSGIEAWFSLNSADLLGDDAAHYRKLSDTLDVWFDSGATHFAVLRNRPELAYPADLYLEGSDQHRGWFQSSLLTGCAIDGRAPYRQLLTHGFTVDEKGYKMSKSKGNGIEPQDICNKLGADILRLWIASTDYSGEMSLSEEILKRVTDGYRRIRNTLRFLLANIADFDMARDAMPVEQWLEIDRYALALTQQLQDAVCGDYDRYEFHLAVQKLQGFCSEDLGGFYLDILKDRLYTAGENSKARRSAQNALYHIAHALARLVSPILSFTGEEVWATLNGKDDVSVFEQLWYELPNVDATSLLDKWALIREYRGVLTKQLEGARVAGYIGSSLQAEVDVNASGKTYDALASLGDELRLVLIVSRATLKASTISPNMQAEIVTPSAHAKCERCWHYRSDVGSDANHPTLCGRCVSNLYGEGEARRYA, encoded by the coding sequence ATGAGTGAAGACAAGAAAAAATACCCGCTGAATCTCCCCGACACGGCTTTCCCCATGCGCGGCGACCTTGCCAAGCGCGAGCCGCTGATGCTGGCGCAATGGCAGGCGCAGCAGCGCTACCAGCGCATCCGCAAGGCTGCCGCCGGACGACCCAAATTCATCCTGCATGACGGTCCGCCCTATGCCAACGGCGATATCCATCTTGGCCACGCGGTGAACAAGATACTCAAGGACATCATCGTCAAATCGAAGACGCTGGCGGGCTTCGATGCGCCCTATGTGCCGGGCTGGGATTGCCACGGTCTGCCCATCGAGCTGCATGTGGAGAAGAAGCATGGCAAGGGCATCCCGCCGGCGCAGTTCCGCGAACTGTGCCGTCAATACGCTGCAGAGCAGGTGGCAAAACAGAAGAAGGATTTCATCCGCCTCGGCGTGCTGGGCGACTGGGACCATCCCTACCTGACCATGGATTTCAAGACCGAGGCCGACATCATCCGCGCCCTGGGCAAGATACTTGAGCGCGGTTATGTCTACCAGGGACGCAAGCCGGTGAACTGGTGCCTGGATTGCGGCTCCGCGCTGGCCGAGGCCGAGGTGGAATACGAAGACAAGGTATCGACCGCCATCGACGTCGGTTTCGAGGTGAAGGACAAGCATGCGGTGGAAAAAGCCTTCGGCGTGTCGCTGCCGGGCTCTGCCAAAGTGTATGCGGTGATCTGGACCACCACGCCATGGACCCTGCCCGCCAACCAGGCGGTGAGCGTGCATCCTGCCCTGGAATACGACCTGATCAAGACCGACAAGGGCTACCTGATCCTGGCGTTCGATCTGGCCGGCGATTGCCTGAAGCGCTACCAGCTCGGCGGCAACAACGACCGCGGCGACGGCCTCGCCGCCACCTGCTACGGTTCCGCACTGGAAGGCTTGCCGTTGCAACATCCGTTCTACGACCGCATCGTGCCCATCATCTGCGGAGAGCATGTCACGCTGGAGGCGGGTACCGGACTGGTGCACACCGCGCCGGCGCACGGCGTGGACGACTATGTGGTGGGGCAGAAATACAATCTGCCGAGCGACAATCCGGTGGGCGACGACGGCAAGTTCATCTCGACCACGCCCGCGGTCGGTGCCACGCCGCTGGCCGGCGTGTTCGTGTGGAAGGCCAACGACATCGTACTGCAAGCCATGGAAGCCAGCGGACACCTGCTGCACCAGGAGAAGGTCAAGCACAGCTATCCGCATTGCTGGCGCCACAAGACACCGATCATCTTCCGCGCCACACCACAGTGGTTCATCGGTATGGAGCAGGTATCTTCCTCTTCCGTCGGCGGAAAAGAGGACTTGATCCAGGCTACACGCCATTCTGAAACACATGCGCGGGAAAAAGCGGGGGTGGCGTTGCGCGACTTGGCGAACAAGGCCGTCGAGCAGACCGAATTCTTCCCTGCGTGGGGACGCGCGCGTCTGGAGGCCATGATCAGGAACCGCCCTGACTGGTGCGTGTCGCGCCAGCGCAGCTGGGGAGTGCCGATGCCGTTCTTCGTGCACAAGGAGACCATGGCACTGCACCCGCGCACGCCGGAACTGCTGGAGAAGGTCGCCAAACTGGTGGAACAGTCCGGTATCGAGGCATGGTTCTCGCTGAACAGCGCCGACCTACTGGGTGACGATGCGGCGCATTACCGCAAGCTGTCTGATACGCTGGACGTGTGGTTCGATTCCGGTGCGACGCATTTCGCCGTGCTGCGTAACCGCCCAGAGTTGGCCTATCCGGCTGACCTCTATCTGGAAGGTTCAGACCAGCATCGCGGCTGGTTCCAGTCCAGCCTGCTCACCGGCTGCGCCATCGACGGCCGCGCACCGTATCGCCAGTTGCTGACGCACGGCTTCACCGTGGACGAGAAGGGCTACAAGATGTCCAAGTCCAAGGGCAACGGCATCGAGCCGCAGGACATCTGCAACAAGCTCGGCGCGGACATCCTGCGCCTGTGGATCGCGTCGACCGACTATTCCGGCGAGATGTCGCTGTCGGAAGAGATCCTCAAGCGCGTGACCGACGGTTACCGTCGCATCCGCAACACCCTGCGCTTCCTGCTGGCCAATATCGCCGATTTCGACATGGCGCGCGATGCGATGCCGGTGGAGCAGTGGCTGGAGATCGACCGCTATGCACTGGCTTTGACTCAGCAGCTGCAGGATGCAGTGTGCGGTGATTACGATCGCTACGAGTTCCACTTGGCGGTGCAGAAGCTGCAAGGCTTCTGCTCGGAAGACTTGGGCGGCTTCTACCTCGATATCCTCAAGGACAGGCTTTATACCGCTGGCGAGAATTCAAAGGCGCGGCGCTCGGCGCAAAATGCGCTGTACCACATCGCCCATGCGCTGGCGCGACTGGTCTCGCCTATCCTGAGTTTCACCGGAGAAGAGGTATGGGCGACTTTGAATGGCAAGGATGATGTCAGTGTGTTTGAGCAGCTTTGGTATGAATTGCCGAATGTAGACGCGACTAGCCTGTTGGATAAATGGGCTTTGATTCGAGAATATCGTGGAGTTTTAACAAAGCAACTGGAGGGAGCTCGTGTTGCTGGATACATAGGTTCATCTTTGCAGGCTGAGGTTGATGTTAATGCATCGGGCAAAACATATGATGCATTGGCTTCACTAGGGGATGAATTGCGACTTGTTCTAATTGTTTCGCGAGCAACTTTAAAAGCATCAACAATTAGTCCAAACATGCAAGCCGAAATAGTGACACCGAGCGCACACGCCAAATGTGAGCGCTGCTGGCACTACCGCTCCGACGTCGGCAGCGATGCCAATCACCCCACGCTATGTGGCCGTTGCGTAAGCAACCTGTATGGTGAGGGCGAGGCGCGCCGCTATGCTTAG
- a CDS encoding bifunctional riboflavin kinase/FAD synthetase gives MQILRGLHSSGTQAVAVTIGNFDGVHLGHQALLGELRAAAQARGLQTAVVIFEPHPREFFTPQQAPARLTSLREKLELFRTMGVDRVHVCRFDVLFAKQTADDFIHALYDSLHARFVLIGDDFRFGSGRAGDFALMQKIGAQRGFEVAAVHSVLHDGVRISSTAIREALAAGQIRMARDYLGRPYSISGRVVHGDGMGRKLGYPTANIQLKHNLPPLKGIYVVLAHAEGLGVLQGVSSLGVRPTLKQDAKPVLEVHLFEFAQQIYGKHLRVEFLQKLRNEEKYPNLEALTRQIALDVEHAKQWFIDYE, from the coding sequence ATGCAGATTCTACGCGGACTTCATTCATCAGGTACTCAGGCAGTGGCGGTCACCATCGGCAACTTCGATGGGGTACATCTCGGCCATCAGGCTTTATTGGGCGAATTGCGTGCGGCGGCCCAGGCGCGCGGCCTGCAAACGGCAGTGGTGATCTTCGAACCTCATCCGCGCGAATTCTTCACCCCGCAACAGGCACCGGCGCGGCTGACCAGCCTGCGCGAAAAGCTGGAACTGTTCCGTACGATGGGAGTGGATCGCGTGCATGTATGCCGTTTCGATGTGTTGTTTGCCAAACAGACGGCGGACGATTTCATCCATGCACTGTATGACAGCCTGCATGCCAGGTTCGTGCTGATCGGTGACGATTTCCGTTTCGGCAGTGGGCGTGCAGGCGATTTTGCCTTGATGCAGAAGATCGGTGCGCAACGCGGTTTCGAGGTCGCGGCAGTACACAGTGTGCTGCATGACGGCGTGCGCATTTCCAGCACAGCGATACGGGAAGCGCTGGCAGCCGGCCAGATACGCATGGCGCGGGACTATCTTGGCCGCCCCTACAGTATCAGCGGACGGGTGGTGCATGGCGATGGCATGGGGCGCAAACTGGGTTATCCGACTGCCAACATCCAGCTGAAGCACAATCTGCCGCCGCTCAAAGGCATCTATGTGGTGCTGGCACATGCGGAAGGACTGGGCGTGTTGCAGGGCGTGTCGAGTCTGGGAGTGCGCCCGACGCTGAAACAGGATGCGAAACCCGTTCTGGAAGTGCATCTGTTCGAGTTCGCGCAACAGATATACGGCAAGCATCTGCGCGTGGAATTTCTGCAGAAACTGCGCAACGAAGAGAAATACCCGAATCTGGAAGCGCTGACGCGGCAGATCGCGTTGGATGTCGAACATGCAAAGCAATGGTTCATTGATTATGAGTGA
- a CDS encoding bacteriohemerythrin produces MSLVWREQLSVGNDVIDSDHRYLIDIINRVGQSLSTRNRRELVAGLDSLSHYSQEHFAREEKIAHAAGYEQVPHLGETHQALLNQLDQVRQEVGEMVQVWSSETAERLTRLLRNWLIDHVIKEDLLMKPVLQKLSPLFDPR; encoded by the coding sequence ATGAGCTTGGTGTGGCGGGAGCAGTTGAGCGTGGGCAACGATGTGATCGACTCCGATCACCGCTACCTGATTGATATCATCAATCGGGTCGGTCAGAGTCTGAGCACCAGGAACCGCAGAGAGCTGGTGGCCGGGCTGGACAGTCTTTCCCATTACTCGCAAGAGCATTTTGCCAGGGAGGAAAAGATCGCCCATGCTGCTGGTTATGAGCAGGTCCCGCATCTGGGCGAAACCCATCAGGCATTGCTCAACCAGCTCGATCAGGTAAGGCAAGAGGTCGGCGAGATGGTGCAGGTGTGGTCGTCCGAAACGGCCGAGCGCCTTACCCGCCTGTTGCGGAATTGGCTGATCGACCATGTCATCAAGGAGGATCTGCTGATGAAGCCCGTGCTGCAAAAACTCTCTCCGCTCTTTGACCCCAGATAA
- the tldD gene encoding metalloprotease TldD: MQLAQRALLTEHGLEPRNLEQVFGKMLAHRVDYADLYFQYSRAESWALEEGIVKSGSFNIDQGVGVRAVSGEKTAFAYSDDITLHALEDAALATRAIARQGGKQTAAHMHVGKARALYLPHDPIATLKADDKVALLEKLERMARSLDPRVTQVMANLAGEYDVILVARNDGLMSADIRPLVRLSLQVIVESNGRREQGSAGGGGRFGYDYFSDEILQRYAKEAVHQAVVNLDARPAPAGNMTVVLGSGWPGILLHEAVGHGLEGDFNRKGSSAFSGRIGERVAAKGVTVVDDGTIKDRRGSLNVDDEGNPTQRTVLIEDGILRGYLQDTMNARLMGVPVTGNARRESFAHLPIPRMTNTMMLNGDKTPEEIIASVKHGLYAANFGGGQVDITSGKFVFSTTEAYMIEDGKITYPVKGATLIGNGPEALTRVSMIGNDMALDPGVGTCGKEGQSVPVGVGQPTIRIDGLTVGGTA; the protein is encoded by the coding sequence ATGCAACTGGCGCAACGTGCCTTGCTCACTGAGCATGGATTGGAGCCGCGCAATCTGGAACAGGTGTTCGGCAAGATGCTGGCACATCGTGTGGATTACGCCGACCTTTATTTCCAGTACAGTCGTGCCGAGAGCTGGGCGCTGGAGGAAGGCATCGTCAAATCCGGCAGCTTCAATATCGACCAGGGGGTCGGGGTGCGTGCGGTGAGTGGCGAGAAGACCGCCTTCGCCTACTCCGATGACATCACGCTGCATGCACTGGAAGATGCCGCATTGGCCACCCGCGCGATTGCACGCCAGGGCGGCAAGCAGACGGCTGCCCATATGCATGTCGGCAAGGCGCGGGCGCTTTACCTGCCGCACGATCCCATCGCGACCCTGAAAGCCGATGACAAGGTCGCGCTGCTGGAGAAACTGGAACGCATGGCGCGATCGCTCGATCCGCGCGTGACCCAGGTGATGGCCAACCTGGCCGGTGAATACGATGTGATCCTGGTGGCGCGCAACGACGGGCTGATGAGCGCGGACATCCGGCCGCTGGTACGCCTTTCGCTGCAAGTGATCGTCGAAAGCAACGGCCGCCGCGAACAGGGATCAGCTGGTGGCGGAGGGCGTTTCGGTTACGACTACTTCAGCGACGAGATACTGCAGCGCTATGCCAAAGAGGCGGTGCACCAGGCTGTCGTCAATCTGGATGCCCGTCCCGCACCGGCCGGCAACATGACCGTGGTGCTGGGCAGCGGCTGGCCGGGCATCCTGCTGCATGAGGCGGTAGGGCACGGTCTGGAAGGCGATTTCAACCGTAAAGGCAGTTCGGCATTTTCCGGCCGTATCGGGGAACGCGTAGCGGCCAAGGGAGTGACCGTGGTGGACGACGGCACCATCAAGGACCGGCGCGGCTCGCTCAACGTGGACGACGAGGGCAATCCGACGCAGCGCACCGTGCTGATCGAGGACGGCATCCTGCGCGGATACCTGCAGGACACCATGAACGCGCGCCTGATGGGGGTGCCGGTGACCGGCAACGCGCGGCGCGAATCGTTCGCGCATCTGCCTATCCCGCGCATGACCAACACCATGATGCTGAACGGCGACAAGACGCCTGAGGAGATCATCGCTTCGGTCAAGCACGGGCTGTATGCCGCCAACTTTGGCGGCGGGCAGGTGGACATCACCAGCGGCAAGTTCGTGTTCTCCACCACCGAAGCCTACATGATCGAGGACGGCAAGATCACCTACCCGGTCAAAGGTGCAACGCTGATCGGCAACGGCCCCGAGGCGCTGACGCGCGTCAGCATGATCGGCAACGACATGGCGCTCGACCCCGGTGTCGGCACCTGCGGCAAGGAAGGGCAAAGCGTTCCGGTCGGAGTCGGGCAGCCCACGATTCGAATCGACGGACTTACGGTGGGCGGTACGGCATAA
- a CDS encoding carbon-nitrogen hydrolase family protein, whose protein sequence is MSSLDSTQSRIAAQLNAFKVAAIQMASGPKVEGNLSEARRLIAKAAEQGAKLVVLPEFFAIMGMNEQDKVKVRELPGQGPIQSFLSEMARKHKIWLVGGSIPLAANTPDKVRNSLLVFDETGAQVARYDKIHLFNLTLGNESYNEAQTIEPGDKVVVVDSPFGRIGLAICYDLRFPELFRAMKDVNIIVLPSAFTATTGKVHWEPLVRARAIENLSYVIAAAQGGYHVSGRETHGHSMIVDPWGRVMDELQRGSGVVIADVNPSYQASLRSSLPALSHRTLSCNT, encoded by the coding sequence ATGTCATCCCTCGATAGCACCCAGTCCAGAATCGCCGCGCAACTCAATGCCTTCAAGGTCGCCGCCATCCAGATGGCCTCCGGCCCCAAGGTCGAAGGCAACCTGAGCGAGGCGCGACGCCTGATCGCCAAGGCGGCGGAGCAGGGGGCGAAGCTGGTGGTGCTGCCCGAGTTCTTCGCCATCATGGGCATGAACGAACAGGACAAGGTCAAGGTGCGCGAGCTGCCGGGCCAGGGACCGATCCAGAGCTTTCTCAGCGAGATGGCGCGCAAGCACAAGATATGGCTGGTGGGTGGTTCCATTCCCTTGGCAGCCAATACGCCGGACAAGGTGCGCAACAGCCTGCTGGTGTTCGACGAGACCGGCGCGCAAGTCGCGCGTTACGACAAGATCCACCTGTTCAACCTGACGCTGGGCAACGAGAGCTACAACGAAGCGCAGACCATCGAACCGGGCGACAAGGTAGTGGTGGTCGACAGCCCGTTCGGGCGCATCGGTCTGGCAATCTGCTACGACTTGCGCTTTCCCGAGCTGTTTCGCGCCATGAAGGACGTGAACATCATCGTGCTGCCCTCGGCATTTACCGCAACCACCGGCAAGGTGCACTGGGAGCCGCTGGTGCGTGCCCGTGCCATCGAGAATCTGTCCTATGTCATCGCGGCAGCCCAAGGCGGTTACCATGTGAGCGGACGCGAGACGCACGGTCACAGCATGATCGTCGACCCCTGGGGGCGCGTCATGGATGAGTTGCAACGTGGTTCCGGTGTGGTCATCGCCGATGTGAATCCCTCATACCAGGCCAGCTTGCGCAGCAGCCTGCCTGCCCTGTCGCATCGTACGCTGTCATGCAACACATGA
- a CDS encoding YhdP family protein, which produces MGTLTRIALEISLLLAIAGALVLLTLRYRILPDIERYHEQITAAASVAIGQPLHIGRIEADWDGLRPRLLLSEVQILDKQGHVALSLPRLENTVAWTSLFTAELRFQRLEIDSPDLSVRRDAQGHWFVAGIPLEGQSAEGPDSADWLLHQSNVVIRDGRITWQDDLRGAPLLALEHVDLSIDNRFGRHRFAVLASAPERLASRLDVRGNFYGDSFTDMSDWRGQLYTQLDYADVLAWKPWVSLPNAFKHGKGALRMWLGFEQGQLSSVDADVALAGVRARLSEELPQLDLKEMRGRIGWHQLERGFEVNTQRLALKMRDGFELKPTDFYLRLMSGPEGSQQSSGEIRANALRLGGFVRMMDYLPLNKEIKERWIGAQPRGQIDDLQAQWQGSIDNITRYEIRARFDGLSMRRVGGLPGFSGLSGEVDGADSGGLLTIDSRKLSLDVPQLFAEPVEFDKLAARLGWQRNAQGLEIKLNNVVLSNADLAGTIYGSYQTERDGPGSIDATVDMTRVAVQRTGRYTPLPAVNKATHDWLQAALQGGQADKFRVRLRGDLRDFPFVGNKRGIFKLEARAKDVEMEFAKGWPRIEDAQTDLLIEGNKLEIKAATATTAGAHLQNIKVSIPDLLANNLLLQVRGEAADATQRCLDYIGKSPVNGYLDGFTEGIKASGDGRLGLQLDIPLDSDEPVKVRGDYHFANNDIDLDKNVPVLRKVNGVLLFTESSVNAGDISAQILGGAAHLMVASQNGALMTKAYGKFDLDNLNAVTPQPLLRRVHGGADWNADIRVQNKQADVTLDSDLQGVTSDLPEPFNKRAGERVPFHFEQKSIGSRQDMLGLSVGTLVDARLARQLGKDGTWNIRRGRIALGGSAAKGGREGIWVVGRLPHVSIEGWSGLGFASNGGELPNIAGIDVTVDKLTGYGNTVNALDINGSGRNGLLSLRLASRELNGDVIWQPQGNGKLLGRFKNAMLGEGHFDSAPTVPEVLARSGPPDNSSFPEVDVAVDKLVYKGRHLGKLEMNMSESDGDVLLDNLQLVNPDGVLSMSGKWQAKPEQTQVKLRVDISDAGKILSRSGYPESLKDGSGSLQSDLHWAGAPDTFAYSKLNGEIHLNVGKGRFLKVDPGAAKLLGVLSLQSIPKRITLDFTDVFSGGFQFDSITGNAQIVNGLLLTNDMKLTGAAAKVTMAGQVDINHETQDLKVRVLPTIGDNVSLLSFAAGPVVGMGVLLANKLLRDPLDKLVSFEYNVSGSWVDPKVEKVGQPKSP; this is translated from the coding sequence ATGGGGACGTTGACCCGCATCGCGCTGGAAATCTCCTTGCTGTTGGCGATCGCCGGCGCGCTGGTGCTGCTGACCTTGCGTTATCGCATATTGCCGGACATCGAACGCTATCACGAACAGATCACCGCCGCGGCGAGCGTCGCCATCGGTCAACCGCTGCACATAGGAAGGATAGAGGCGGATTGGGATGGTTTGCGTCCGCGTCTGTTGTTGTCCGAGGTGCAGATACTGGATAAACAGGGCCATGTCGCGCTGAGTTTGCCGCGCCTGGAGAATACCGTGGCATGGACCAGCCTGTTCACGGCGGAACTGCGCTTTCAACGACTGGAGATCGACAGTCCCGACCTGTCGGTGCGGCGCGATGCGCAGGGGCACTGGTTCGTGGCTGGCATCCCCCTTGAAGGACAATCTGCCGAGGGGCCGGATAGCGCAGATTGGTTGCTGCACCAATCCAATGTGGTCATTCGCGACGGACGCATTACCTGGCAGGACGACTTGCGTGGCGCGCCGCTATTGGCACTGGAACATGTGGACCTGAGCATCGACAACCGGTTCGGGCGCCATCGTTTCGCGGTGCTTGCTTCGGCGCCGGAAAGGCTGGCTTCCCGACTGGATGTGCGCGGGAATTTCTACGGCGACAGTTTCACCGACATGAGCGACTGGCGCGGACAGCTCTACACCCAGCTCGACTATGCCGACGTGCTGGCATGGAAACCCTGGGTGTCGCTGCCGAACGCATTCAAGCATGGCAAGGGCGCGTTGCGGATGTGGCTGGGCTTCGAGCAGGGACAATTGAGCAGTGTGGATGCTGACGTCGCCCTGGCGGGAGTGCGGGCGCGACTGTCGGAAGAGTTGCCGCAGCTTGACCTGAAGGAAATGCGCGGGCGTATCGGCTGGCACCAGCTGGAGCGCGGCTTCGAGGTCAATACGCAACGGTTGGCACTGAAAATGCGCGATGGCTTCGAATTGAAGCCAACCGATTTCTACCTGCGCCTGATGTCGGGACCGGAAGGTTCGCAGCAGTCTTCCGGCGAGATACGGGCTAACGCCCTGAGACTGGGCGGATTCGTCAGGATGATGGACTACCTGCCGCTGAACAAGGAAATCAAGGAGCGCTGGATCGGGGCGCAGCCGCGCGGCCAGATCGACGATCTGCAGGCACAGTGGCAAGGCAGCATCGATAACATCACTCGCTACGAGATCAGGGCGCGCTTCGACGGATTGTCGATGCGGCGAGTCGGCGGGCTGCCCGGTTTTTCCGGTTTGAGCGGGGAGGTGGATGGCGCGGACAGTGGCGGTTTGCTCACGATCGACAGCCGCAAGCTCAGTCTGGATGTTCCGCAATTGTTCGCCGAGCCCGTAGAGTTCGACAAGCTTGCGGCCCGGCTCGGCTGGCAACGCAACGCGCAAGGATTGGAGATCAAGCTGAACAATGTTGTGCTGTCCAACGCCGACCTTGCCGGAACCATCTATGGCAGTTACCAGACTGAACGTGACGGTCCAGGATCAATCGACGCTACGGTCGATATGACGCGTGTCGCAGTGCAGCGCACCGGGCGCTATACCCCGCTACCGGCGGTGAACAAGGCGACGCACGACTGGTTGCAGGCGGCCTTGCAGGGGGGGCAGGCGGACAAGTTTCGCGTGCGGCTGCGCGGGGATCTGCGCGACTTTCCCTTTGTCGGGAACAAGCGCGGCATCTTCAAGCTGGAAGCGCGGGCCAAGGATGTGGAGATGGAGTTCGCCAAGGGCTGGCCGCGTATCGAGGATGCACAGACCGACCTGTTGATAGAAGGCAACAAGCTGGAAATCAAAGCAGCGACAGCCACGACGGCGGGCGCGCATCTGCAGAATATCAAAGTAAGCATTCCCGACTTGCTGGCGAACAACCTGCTGTTGCAAGTGCGCGGCGAAGCGGCAGATGCCACGCAGCGTTGCCTTGATTACATCGGCAAGAGCCCGGTGAACGGCTACCTCGATGGCTTCACCGAAGGGATCAAGGCGAGCGGCGACGGCAGGCTGGGGCTGCAACTCGACATTCCGCTGGACAGCGATGAGCCGGTCAAGGTGCGGGGTGACTACCATTTCGCCAACAACGACATCGATCTCGACAAGAATGTGCCGGTATTGCGAAAAGTGAATGGCGTGTTGCTGTTCACCGAATCGTCGGTGAATGCGGGCGACATTAGTGCGCAGATACTTGGCGGTGCAGCGCATCTGATGGTGGCGAGCCAGAACGGGGCCCTGATGACCAAGGCATATGGCAAGTTCGACCTGGACAATCTGAACGCAGTGACTCCGCAGCCGCTGTTACGCCGCGTGCATGGCGGGGCAGACTGGAATGCCGATATCCGCGTGCAGAACAAACAGGCCGATGTGACGCTGGATTCCGATCTGCAGGGGGTTACGTCGGACTTGCCGGAGCCTTTCAACAAGCGGGCCGGCGAACGCGTGCCATTCCATTTCGAGCAAAAGAGCATCGGCTCGCGGCAGGACATGCTGGGCTTGAGCGTCGGGACGCTGGTCGATGCCCGGTTGGCGCGCCAACTCGGCAAGGACGGGACATGGAACATCCGGCGCGGACGCATCGCACTCGGCGGCAGTGCGGCAAAAGGCGGCAGGGAAGGAATATGGGTGGTCGGCAGGTTGCCGCATGTGTCGATCGAGGGGTGGAGCGGTTTGGGGTTTGCCTCGAATGGCGGGGAGCTGCCCAACATTGCCGGCATCGATGTGACCGTGGATAAGTTGACCGGTTACGGCAATACGGTGAATGCGCTGGACATCAACGGCAGCGGACGCAACGGATTGCTCAGCCTGCGGCTGGCTTCGCGGGAATTGAATGGCGATGTGATCTGGCAGCCGCAGGGCAACGGCAAGTTGCTTGGACGCTTCAAGAACGCGATGCTGGGCGAAGGGCACTTCGATTCCGCACCGACCGTGCCGGAAGTTCTGGCGAGGAGCGGCCCGCCAGACAATTCCTCGTTCCCGGAAGTTGATGTGGCGGTAGATAAACTCGTCTACAAGGGACGTCACCTCGGCAAGCTGGAAATGAACATGAGCGAATCCGACGGGGATGTACTCCTGGATAATCTGCAACTGGTCAATCCGGATGGCGTGTTGAGCATGAGCGGCAAGTGGCAGGCCAAGCCCGAACAGACGCAGGTCAAGTTGCGTGTGGATATCAGCGATGCGGGCAAGATATTGTCGCGCTCGGGTTATCCGGAAAGTCTCAAGGACGGCAGCGGTTCTCTGCAAAGCGACCTGCACTGGGCGGGAGCGCCGGATACCTTTGCCTACTCCAAACTGAACGGCGAGATCCATTTGAACGTCGGCAAAGGACGCTTTCTCAAGGTCGATCCCGGTGCGGCCAAGCTGCTCGGCGTGCTGAGCCTGCAATCCATCCCGAAACGCATCACGCTGGACTTTACCGATGTGTTCAGCGGCGGATTCCAGTTCGACAGCATCACCGGCAATGCCCAAATTGTGAATGGTCTGTTGCTGACCAACGATATGAAACTTACGGGGGCGGCGGCAAAGGTTACCATGGCCGGGCAGGTCGATATAAACCACGAGACGCAGGATCTGAAGGTGCGCGTCCTGCCGACTATCGGCGATAACGTTTCATTGCTTTCATTTGCCGCCGGACCTGTGGTCGGCATGGGAGTGTTGCTGGCAAACAAATTATTGCGCGATCCGCTCGATAAGCTGGTGTCGTTTGAATACAATGTCAGCGGCAGTTGGGTGGATCCCAAGGTGGAAAAGGTCGGACAGCCCAAATCTCCGTAA